TGAGATATTATGATCAAGACCTAACTATATTAAACTCACCGACAAAACCATGCACGTGGACATCTGCAAGACACATTTTAATTGAAAAAGATATGACTAAGACCACCTTTAATGTATATTCCCTCCTTTTTAAATTAAGTGGCATGGCTTGAAAGGGCacgaaagaaagaaataaaaaaatttgaaatttgtgTTTGTAAATATAtcataatatttctatgaatataaaAGCTTgtcataaagaaaaaaataaaaattttaaattaaattatttttaaatttaaaaagaacAAAATGAATTGAATAACAAATAAATATAGATGAGCAGATGACCTTAAATATTGATGAGCAGATGACCTTACGTACACTAAGCTCCAGAGACAACTTTcttaagaaaaaaaaggaaagctAGAGCCATATGGAAAACAAATCAGAAAAGAAGCCTCGAGTTCTCTGTCTCCATGGCCATGGAGCCAGTGGTGAAATATTGAAGAAAGAAATGGAACTTGGTTGGCCACAAATTGTACTTGAAAAGCTAGATCTTGTGTTCTTGAATGGGCCTTTTCTACTTCAAGGCAAAGTCGACTCTCATGACATTTTTCATCCACCTTACTATGAATGGTTCCAAAAGGTTGTCTCTCCttcttttctatatatatatattgaatataaGATGTTCATTTCTAATGTTACTCCTTCAACTCAGAATCCACCACATATAAATTCCGAGTTCAACCCTATAATATATGTGTGGATGGTTGTTAATCTATACTAAATAGATAACGTGCAAATCGTAAAACAAGAACTTACTCGTTTAAGATCGGATGAACTGCGACTGAAATCGGTGGTCGGCGGTGGTTATAGAGCAACTCCCAACACATTCCAAAACAAAACCAACACATGTAACACACTTAGTTTGCACATATCATATAGTAGTATTCTTTACCAACTTCTACTTCTTGTTCCGAAAATAAAACAAGAATTGCAACAATATCTTGTAGGACTCCAAAGAAATTTACCATTTTGAGGAATGTGTTCAATATGTAGAAGCTAACATGGAGAAGTATGGACCATTTGATGGTGTTTTAGGTTTCTCTCAGGCAAGTATAATTGTTCTCTCTTGGATTCTTAGATAATTAATCAAAAGTTCGTTCTATTAATAAGTAATATATTAATTTATATGATTTTTATCCTCTTTTTAGGGAGCAATTGTAACTGCAACAATGCCTGGAATGCAAAGGGAAAGAGTGGTTCTGACCAAAATACCAAATATAAAATTTGTGATCATAATATCAGGGTTCAAGTTTGGAGCGCCCGAATTTGGATGCCCTAAACTTGCTGCTAATGCATATTCATCTCCAATCGAGTGCCCATCTCTGCACTTCATAGGTACTTTCCATGACCAATACAAATAACTTAATAATGGTATATTTAGTTTAATTTCTGATTcttaagatttttttttcttggaTTACCCTCCTCTTCAATTTCCCTTTGATCCCCCTTTGTTGGAGCTATTGCTTTTTTGGTAACTCGAATCCATAATTCTGGGATTGTAGGTGGGGAGGGGAGGGGGTGCTGACCATCTGAGCAACCCCTCTGGTCAATTATTAAGATTAAGAAGTTTAGTCTGATGCAAGAACTCGGTGTGAGTGAGTATTTTCCACTAAACAATGTTATCATAACatctctcaattaatttttcttgATTAACTTGTAGTTTTCTATAAATTACTATTATGCCAGTTTAATTAGAGTATTAGACTCCATCTATCCCGCTAGATTACACCTAGTTAATTACTTGTGACACTTTAATGGAGGGCCCAATGCTTAGGTTGGATCAGGGTGAAAGACTAACAAATTTCTAGCTGCAAGCTTTCGAAGAAGGGATGCATATAACATCTTAGGTAAATTCTACATCAAAGGGAGAAAAAAATGAAGTGTTATATAAGATAGGGAACAAGTTCGCATCGTACACGTGTTTGATAGAGGCATAGCTCAAGGGACATAACCGTGAGGTCGATAGAGCTCAATTGGACAATATATCTCATGGCCTTAGGCTGTGACAAAAATATTACTAGAACGAAACCCCACAGTAGGATGGTTGCCTCAACGACGACGCTAAGACCCTAAATGGGTCTATATATGATATACCTTGAGGACGAGTTAATGAGGGTGTGTCAAGATGAAGGACTAGCTGGCTTGCAGGCTGGCAAGCTTACGAAGAGGATGTGAATATGACACCTTAGGCACATCTCATGTTGCAAAGAAGAGAAACATGAAGTGCTACATAAAATAGAGCACACGTTCACATAATTTACACGCTCGATGATGGCATAATCTAAAGGATAAATCTATGAGGTCTGTTGAGCCAAAATGGACAATATGTGCTATGAGTGTGAGCTGTAGCAAAAAATATGATATCAAATGTAAACTCCAACAATACGATGGTGGGTCAAACATCAACAACTACATTGAGCCTCTAAGGGGGCATATGTGACGCCCTTGACGAAGGGCGAGCTGATAGCTAGGTTAAAGGAATTGTACAGTTAAAACAAGGGAGCTAAGAGAATTTAATATCATAACTAGGGAAGTTAGTGTTATGAAGCCAAACCTGAAGAGAGATTTGtgaattttgtttttttattttatttgttaatTACTACTAATTACTCTAAGATAATGTAAGAACAACCATATGATATCTAATTTTCCATAGAGGATAGATACTCTTTAATTGCTTAAACATTATTTCAAAAATTGTTGTAAATAACAGTATTATATACCCGAAAAATTGagtaataattaaacttatattgtgattttaaggatatgtgatttaaaaattaaaccagtaccaattgataaagaacgaattaaatagaaaaattggacaataaaataaatcaaaccggtctgcaaacaatgcctcgacctcgattcgagatagtttCGGGGTTAGTTAAGAACAGTAGAGGATAGAACAAACATCGATGAAcagtaaaacaaagaaagcagcgtgtgtgtatattcttatcagtgaataattCTTGTCCCCCTACAAGTGAATGAGattcctctttatataatagaggaatcctaaataaggtacaactctaataacggaagtaaatcccatgattggtactaataaccgctttgatttgatctgttctgGGATTTCCGTCGTGATCTTCGACCGATTACTAATATCTCGCCATTcagttattatgccttactcgaagtcagtcatgcttgatctcgattgttgctggcctcgatatcaatgaacacttcgatcttCAGGCTTGATGTTCTATattcgagctcgagcccgatctattatgaagttaccctcgaggcaactcccctgccaacgacatcgggtatgcccgatttcgaccgtatacagatagttccctcgtttTTTGGAGTATAACGAGAAGAAACGAATTCGAGACTTCGATTTAATACCTTGATCAATTATGACGTCAACATCATGACATAAGCGATTGAAGCGTCGCTTCTGCACAGTTTTcaaggtcattaattaacaccagttgatggtcggccaccagtgctttcaaaccatcaaagtggctattataaatagaccaccttcatgatcttctcaaactttactttcaaacttcttctaatcttcaaaagctcttctattttgttcaagttcatcaactttgCCGACTTCTATTTtccaatctcttattaaaacaATAATTCTGCCTTCTTCTCCCTTTAACCTCATATAACAATGGCAAAAATATCAAAGACCGTTCCTCAAGAAGAAAAGGCCTCCTCATCGCGACCGACTGGTGACAAAACACCAGCGGAGCCATgtatcgaagagtgcatccccgggccatgtgaacttacttccgactttaaagtcaaaaaaccctcttcggttcctgGCTGATGCAAGCCCATGTCTAGATATATCTGTTCGATATCCGAAGGCAATCTCGAGCAAGTGAAAAAATACtgccactgggagaataaagaggtggtgattcctaaCCCCGGGGAGGACATCACTAGTCATGtaaaagggttcttaagtgtgtatacttaccctttcacactagGTTCTGCCGATCCTgtcataatcgacttctgccgCCAATACTGGGTAACCCTAGACcagatctacccctctttttagtgcattgtcattttgctcagattcttctcgaTCAAGGTGtcggggatgtctttcaccctcgatcatctcataaGGCTATACAACCCCCGTCTTTATAAGGGcggactgataaggcttcagcgCCAGGCCATGAAggtgctgttctcgagcatagacgaggacaaggacagAGGATGGATGGGCCGGTTTGTCCGAGTCAGGACCTTCGACTTAATCCTCgtcgagaagatgccattcccccaagaatggaacatgaagcgtaagtagaacctcaccgataacgtttgattacttgttatgtttcctttacctcttctcatctatattcttct
This sequence is a window from Nicotiana tomentosiformis chromosome 5, ASM39032v3, whole genome shotgun sequence. Protein-coding genes within it:
- the LOC104117218 gene encoding uncharacterized protein isoform X3, which translates into the protein MENKSEKKPRVLCLHGHGASGEILKKEMELGWPQIVLEKLDLVFLNGPFLLQGKVDSHDIFHPPYYEWFQKDSKEIYHFEECVQYVEANMEKYGPFDGVLGFSQATIVTATMPGMQRERVVLTKIPNIKFVIIISGFKFGAPEFGCPKLAANAYSSPIECPSLHFIGEKETKKTSEEELVKCFVNPVVIHHPEGHKVPNLDAESVKTVIAFINKVKKIKMALQGNSKM
- the LOC104117218 gene encoding uncharacterized protein isoform X5, producing the protein MENKSEKKPRVLCLHGHGASGEILKKEMELGWPQIVLEKLDLVFLNGPFLLQGKVDSHDIFHPPYYEWFQKGAIVTATMPGMQRERVVLTKIPNIKFVIIISGFKFGAPEFGCPKLAANAYSSPIECPSLHFIGEKETKKTSEEELVKCFVNPVVIHHPEGHKVPNLDAESVKTVIAFINKVKKIKMALQGNSKM